atggtTTTTGACAAACAAGGAGCCGTTGGTCACTACCGTCTTGAATATCGATGACTCTTGCTTCCCAGCGTACACGAGCAGCAAGTGTACGCGCCATCTCTATCACTCCAAGCTTATCACTTAGCACAACCCATCCCTATCAATCAACCAGAAAACGCTAAGTCTCTCTCAGCTTATGATTTACCCCTAATTAGGATCATATGACAAATGGTCGGAGTGTATAAAAAAAGAACCTCAGGGCGGAGAATCCGGTCCATTTCCAAGAACAAGTCCATTAGGCTGCACCGTTCTGAGCTAAGATGTGTGAGAAGTTCATTGGCATGAAGCATGTCATATGTTCGAGGATAGGTAGGGAATGGTTCACACCTGCACATCAATTAATGGACAAGAAACAATTCTTTTTTGGAGCTCAAATGTTTTAAGCGAAATGAAGATAAATGTGATGCACAACACCTTCAAACTCTTTTATGGAATCTAAGGGAAACACACTCACCAGTCATGTAGAGCGCCGGTAAAACCTCGATCAAGTATTATAGGAAGAGTATTACGTGCTTTGACTGGGACAACATTCATCACCCAAACTGATTTCCCTTGGTTAAGTAAGGCCTGATTCAGATTCCCATAACGAGCATTCATGTCCATAGCATTGCGTATCATGTAAAAAGGTGGGACAGGATCTTCATCGCCAGGTCTTTTTGGGTGGTCTGAGAAAATCAAAGGTGTAAGCAAGGACCAATAGTTTTTAAGGGCTGATCTCCATACTTGTATATCCTCATCGAATTCTTCAGGTTTAATACCTGTTGAAAGATATTTATCGGAGAAGAACATTAATCGCCAGAAAAGTATGAGCAgtgaaaacagaacatgacACACCAAAATAACTAGTTACCATGAATTTCAAGCTCAGACAAACTTGTTCCTGAAGCTCTAGACCTATTCTGAATAGGAATCCAGCGTTTACTCTTGGTTCCACTTATACATGGAACAAGAGGATGGTAATATGGAACACTATCATCATCTTTGCAAACAGGTATAGAAGCTTGCGAGCTACAACAAgcaggaaaaagaaagaacggCATCAGTGTGACTGTGAGTTAAAAACCAAGCTTCAGGACTCTGTTCTTTTACTTACCGAGATGAGTAGCAATTTGGGTCTGCTGTTTTCTGCCAAAGAAACGTCTCATCTTGCTGACCTGAGAGACTCCAGCAGATTTTCTTAGATAACTCATCCACTCGTGTTGAGatacttgttttcttagtaTCAGGAGAATTTCCCTGTGCTTTGCTTGTAGGAGaggtcaaaacaaaataacccCCAGGCTTGAGAACACGATCCACTTCTAAAAGTAGCATTGCATCTGCTCAACGTCAGAAAATTGAGAGCATAACACTGTCAGTCTTAAGAAGATCATTTCAAAAAGATCTTAACCAAAATAAGTGAAAGACTATGAATCATACCATATAAATACCTTTTATATCCCAAGTAATCCCACATTGAGCACAGTGGACCATGTCAAATGATAAAGCTGGATATGGAAGCTGTTTCGAAAAGAAATTTCCAATCATTGCAGGAAGGCCTCTCTCTAGAGCTAATTGGACTTGGCTTCCACTTGTCTCATACTCTGCTATACATATAGGCATCACGTTCAAAGACACTAGATGTGCACCAAAGCTACCAAATCCGCAACCGATGTCCAACACAGTCCGTATCTGCAAGAAACGGTAGACAACTTAAGGAGGTTTCAGTGAAAACAGAACTAACAATCAAATGATAAGAGGAATTagcaaaagaaggaaaaacgACTTACACCAGCTTGAGGAAACTCAGTATCGCTTCCTAATCCAATCATCTCAGCAATTTGAAAAGCGTAATCTTTAACCCCATCAAAGATCAAGCCATCATCCGAGTGAAACGTAATTTGATTCTCTTCAAGCAACATTAGCCTGATGATAAATATTAACAATAGATTAAGATGGCACAACACTAGCTGCTGAAACTGCATAACAAAAGGTGATCTCAGTTACCTTTTAGTCATAGTTCCTGATGAAAGAAACTGATCTTTAGTAATCTTCACATTCCCAGTCCATATGATATCTCTACCAACAGGCCATCTAAGTGGTATCTTATAATCCCTTGGAGGACGAACTAGAcatctttcctcttctcttgCAAACTCACAATTCCGATCACTCTCTGTTACGTTATAACAAGGAACATAattgtctctttctttacCACATAAAGGAAACTCTTTTAACCGATTAACCCCTAAGGAGAAAAACCTTAGATCTAGATAATCAACAGCTGCTTGTTCCTTAACCCTCCCATAGTTACTATAAATGTTGCTTGGCGGTACTCGCGTAGTTGAagttgtagaagaagaatctgaatttGGTACTAAAATGGTAATGAGAGCAATAACACCGAGGGTTAAGAAAAGTAAACCACTGATCCTTGGTCTAAGACCAATAACTGAGGCAACCTTCATGGTCCCAGGTTCAAAACAAGAGCTTTTATTGTAAGCAAATCTCTACACTATACAACAACCAACTCCTCTTTCTGTCCCTAAAAGGCTTCTCATTTACCTAAAACTCCAACTAACATTTACCTAATCAAGCCATTTATTCTCATGTATAGGCAACATTTGTTTCACATTGAATCATTACCCAAAACTTCAAGAATATTCCAAATCAGGAAAGACCATTAGTCACTGAACGCCAAATCCATAACTAACTCGTAATTGCCAATTACGGTAcaccaaatcaacaaaacctGCAACCAAATTTCTCagatcaaaaatcaaaactttttacaCTTTTCAGTATTTTGAACAATGAAAtgcaaaaaggaaaattactTTTCTCTACGTCAACGTATAGTTATCGTAAGAGAATCGAGCCAAGAACGAACCTCGTGATTCTGTGGACAAAACTCAATCTCAAAATCCTATTAGTGAGATCTCGAAGAAGATCAGAGATCAGATGATTCAGATCGAAAGGAAAGAGATTGAAGCAATGATCGacaacgaaaacaaaaaccaacaaaagggTTTTGAGAAGCAGTAATTATATTTCGAAACAACAATGGCGATTGGCGAAGCCAAAGCAGCTCAGTGATATGAGTGTAAGCTTTTTCTGCTCTGTGTCTCTTACTTCGtcgttttatgattttatattatttgtatgAATAAAAGTAAGCTGCattcattaattattaaatgaaCGAATGTCGACAAAAATAAAGCATTAGCGATTAATGAAGctgtttaaaataattaagaatatgATTAGCAAAGATAAGAACTGTTGctgtatgttttcttttaattaccGTAGTGgttattttcaaatcaaagcaTATTTGTTgtaaatgaataattttttatttgccgacatatttattataaattaatatacatcCAAAAATGTCAAACGTGTCGTTgtcttttgaaatttcaatgttagaaaaacaagaaaatacgacaaccaaaaaagaagaacaagaaaatatactaTAGCCCCAAAATATGTTTGCATTATTATAACGGGCCTATTATAACACATCAATTTAGCCCCAAAAAAGAAtttcgatgaagaagaacaagtctTGAGTTAAGAAAATACATAACCAAACCTTTAAGAAATAAGATGTTTTTCACCCAACAAATTTCAAGCGTTATTACCTCCAAACTCTCTGTTCAAGTAATCCACAAAACGTCTCTTTGCACTGTCTGCATCAGTTGGTAACGGTGGACCGCTTAGACTCGATTGACCCATCAATTTAACAAACGTTCTTCGAAGCCTCCTTAGCTCCGGTAGCCCAATCGGTCTGCAGATTTCAATCGGAGGTAGTTCATTGCCAAGAGTAACTCTGCTTATAGCCGCGCCCAGTGATTGTTGTTCCACAATCGCGTTGATGATTTCTTGTGTCGCTCTGTCCAACTCGTAAAGAGAATTTGCTTCTGAAAATCTAGCAGCCTGAGTGGCAATACTTGGTTGGAGAATTCTCACATCTTGGGTTTTGGAGTCAACAGTCTTGGTTAGATAAGTCACAGCCTCTAAAATCACAGGAGAGGATTTGTCTATAACTTCACGAGAAGGGTATAGCTCAAAGAGAGGTGAATCCCATCGGTTTCTTCTCTCAGGTTTCTCAAATCTTCTAACCAGATCTTCGAATATACCATCGTCATATCCATCTTCACCTCTATCACTCCGTTCCTTATTCCATTGCCTACAATGAGCTTCATCTACATCACAATAAACAACACAATACCTAATCCCAGCAGCACGAGCGATACACCATAGCTCATATCTGTAACCTTTGATACTATTCAAGGAATCTACAATAACAATCTCGCCTGTCGAAACTGATCTATCAACATCTGACCTAAGCTTTCCTCTCAGATTCTTCTCAGCAGGCATGTTAGCATAGTTTTGGTTGCGGTCTAGATGAAACGAAGCCTCATCGATGATCCTAACACTCTGTTTCGTTTCAGACTCTTTCAATGTTTCAGCTAAAGTTACTGCAGCTATTGACTTACCACTACAAGGTTGCCCACAAATCACAACTAGCGCCATTGGTTTTTAAACACACTGCCTACAAAAATGGAATCAATACAAGACTATTTCAATTCAAGCTTTAGGTGCATAAGAACATCAACACATAACAAACGAATAAGCTTTAGATTCacatataaaaactaaaattccAGAAATTCATATCATAACGGATTCAATCCCCAGAACAAGTTAAAGTATCAAACTTTATTAGTACATACTTCCACAATTATCAATTCCGACGAAAAATCAAGCTAATAAAAACATTACCAGAGAAAAATTCGGGAGTGTTGTCGACAGgttgaagaaagcaaaagtgaaaatttgatttgggAATCTAGGGCTTATAGATTAGAACCGGTTTAATTCGCTTGGTCCGGTTTGTTCATATGAATATCAATTTGTGTCCGGTTTAGAAGATAGATACGAGCCGGATATGCCAACACAAGTTGCTAGGCACGTTGATGGTATACGGTGAGGATAATTTGGTAAATTCAAGTAATTCAAAGAATTTAAATAAAGTACAGCTCATTCGATGTTGTCTCGGTATCCGAGTTAAATCCGGGTTTCAAAATCGGGTCTTTCCCCTAATCGAAAAGCACGAATTTTCAACCCTAGCCGCTTTCGAAAATTCccccaattttatttttttcccctACCAAATTTTCTTCGAATTTCAGCTCAGATCCCTTCCTTCTTCCAGATCGATCTTCAGATCTattgtaattttcttcttcctcttgattTGATCTTCCAATTGATACCTGTTTTGTTATCATCcctttgttttggtcaaatcTAGGGTTTGAGTCAGATCTGGATCTGATAACAACAGATCTGatcaattgtttgtttttgatgttgaTTTCCTTCAAAAGTATGAACGGATCCGTTCTTAATTTCAGTTTCCCCCAATTTTATTATCCGATCTGGGCTCGTAGGTTGGGATGTTCTAGGGTTCGTCAGATCTGTCAATTAATCGAGGGCTTTTGTCTGTATTCATGATAATTAACCGATTCATTGATTTTCGATTCTTGATTTCGCGATTTAATCCGTGAATTGAAAtctagggttagggttttcaaatttggggatttttttttttaatttacttaaaTTAATTGgggttaaatattttttctttatactcTAATTTAATTACTGAACTGGTTAAATAGACTTATAGTTGTCACTTGTCAGTGTGAGTGTGGTTCACACAGATAACCTTCACGCCAAGTAACTAATGGCTTTGGTTCTCCTTTTACAGGTTTTTTAAGAATGGGTTTCAAGCGAACGTTTGACGCTGAAGATGTTCAAGAGCTCAACGTTAAGAATGGAAGACAGATTAGTTACTGTAATAAGCTGGCCAAACTAGATGAAGGAGTTCCATATCGTCTTTCACTGGAGAAGCCAGGTGTCGTAGGTAATAATAACACCTTGTTTCTTGCAGAGGGGTTCACATGATAAACTTAAGCAGTTCGCTTAATGATTATCTGTCTTTATCATTTAGCAGGATATGATATAAGTGATCTCTACGGGTATAAATGTGAGGATAACGTTGACAAGGGGTTTGAGACCAATGCGCCTTTCTCTTGGATCACAACTGGTTTGTCTGAGGAGGATTCTCAGTCTGGAGCTACGATTCAGTCTACCATTTCTCATGAATCTCCTGAGTCAGATATACCTTGGAGACCGGTTTGCTCTGGGGAAGAAGATGGCTATTGGTGTCCGATTTCTCCTAGAAAAACGGTTCCAATCGGGTCAGATTACCAGGCTGATATTCCTGAATGTGTCAAGGAAGAGGCAAATGATCAGTCGGGTCAAGGTGTTGGTTACGATGAAGAACAAGTGACAGGGAAGTGCGTAATTCCAATGCCTGACTGTGAAACCGAGGTCTGCAAGATTGGTAAAGGAAGAAAGGAATGCATTTGCCTGGATAAAGGTTCCATCAGATGTGTACAGCAGCATATTATGGAAAACAGGGAAGATTTGTTTGCAACTATTGGGTACGACAGGTGTCTGGATATAGGTCTTTGTGAAATGGGGGAGGAAGTTGCTGCTAGACTAACTGAAGACGAGGAAGATCTGTTTCATGAGATTGTTTACTCCAATCCGGTTTCAATGGACCGGGATTTCTGGAAACACCTAAAGTCTGCGTTTCCTTCACGAACCATGAAGGAAATTGTGAGCTATTATTTCAATGTCTTTATCCTGCGAAGACGAGCTATCCAGAACCGTTCTAAAAGCCTGGATGttgatagtgatgatgatgagtggCAAGTAGAGTATGACAACACCTTTTATGGTGCTGAAACTCCATCAGATGACAAAGCCGAAAAAAGCCTCTCAAGAGACGAAGGAGAAGAGGTTAATGCTAATGAAGATTCGTACATGTCCTTTGAGAATCAGTCCAACGCAATCTACTCTCGATGTCCAGTTAGAAATAGAGAAGAATCCAACATTGGGAATTACTGGCGCCACTGCAATGATCTTGTGGATCAGTCGTATTCATTTGATCCTTGTGATTCAATACTGCCAGATCATTGTTGGACTAAGAACATTGATCTGCTTCCAACTTCAAACATTATCGACGAAATCTTTGGTCAAGACCACCCATGGGATGATTTCTCCAGAGGGAAGTAAATGAAGAATTGTCTCCCATGTCCATTGCTACTCTGCTCCAAGTTCTGAATCTTCTGTATGTAAATGcattatttaagaaaatctcAAGTTGGAAGTTTTGAGGGAGGCATGTCGTGTATAGTTTTATGGCCGTGGAAACTTATGTGTTTTTGATACTTTaggttatttttatttactatttttagattttgttgtaagaagataaaaaaaattcttcaactGTTTAATAAACTAACTTTTGTTCATATCTTTTAGTATACATATCTCACTTCCTATATGCACAAGCAAAACGAAATTAATATGGGTCTTGACATTTCTCCATTAAACATGTTAAGACATAAGCCTTCTCTCTGAAACAGTGTTTGGTTATTACACTCTTAACGGTCCCAAAATAGGGAGAAGCATAGGACGTTATTACATATCTCTGTCACAGGTTTCTATTTTTGGataaccattttcttttttctaatcCCTGAAGTTTTCTTgattataatctttttttttctaatctttgAGATTTCACAGGTAACCAACCCATCAAATTCTATTTCTTCCTgattcaatcttttttatcAGTTTAATCgataatcatcatcacctcATTGTTACATAGATGTTTGGGTTTTTCAAATCTCCGGGGAACAATAAACTTCCCAATGAATCATCAAACAACAAAGGAGGAACAATCACTGCAGGAAGAAGGACTTCTTCAGAACCAATCCTGATAACACCAGATTTCGACGATGACGACAAATACAAGAACGGTTTCAACGATTCTGGTGGTCTGCAGAGCCAAACGACAGaagaattagaaaaatatgcaGTTTATAAAGCTGAAGAAACAACCAAAGGTGTTAATAATTGTCTTAAGATCGCTGAAGATATAAGATCAGATGGTGCAAGAACGCTCGAAATGTTGCATCAGCAAGGTGAACAAATCAACAGGACTCATGAAATGGCTGTTGATAT
This sequence is a window from Arabidopsis thaliana chromosome 1 sequence. Protein-coding genes within it:
- the QUL1 gene encoding QUASIMODO2 LIKE 1 (QUASIMODO2 LIKE 1 (QUL1); INVOLVED IN: biological_process unknown; LOCATED IN: plasma membrane; EXPRESSED IN: cultured cell; CONTAINS InterPro DOMAIN/s: Protein of unknown function DUF248, methyltransferase putative (InterPro:IPR004159); BEST Arabidopsis thaliana protein match is: QUASIMODO2 LIKE 2 (TAIR:AT2G03480.1); Has 1203 Blast hits to 1184 proteins in 159 species: Archae - 7; Bacteria - 235; Metazoa - 0; Fungi - 10; Plants - 903; Viruses - 0; Other Eukaryotes - 48 (source: NCBI BLink).), with product MKVASVIGLRPRISGLLFLTLGVIALITILVPNSDSSSTTSTTRVPPSNIYSNYGRVKEQAAVDYLDLRFFSLGVNRLKEFPLCGKERDNYVPCYNVTESDRNCEFAREEERCLVRPPRDYKIPLRWPVGRDIIWTGNVKITKDQFLSSGTMTKRLMLLEENQITFHSDDGLIFDGVKDYAFQIAEMIGLGSDTEFPQAGIRTVLDIGCGFGSFGAHLVSLNVMPICIAEYETSGSQVQLALERGLPAMIGNFFSKQLPYPALSFDMVHCAQCGITWDIKDAMLLLEVDRVLKPGGYFVLTSPTSKAQGNSPDTKKTSISTRVDELSKKICWSLSGQQDETFLWQKTADPNCYSSRSQASIPVCKDDDSVPYYHPLVPCISGTKSKRWIPIQNRSRASGTSLSELEIHGIKPEEFDEDIQVWRSALKNYWSLLTPLIFSDHPKRPGDEDPVPPFYMIRNAMDMNARYGNLNQALLNQGKSVWVMNVVPVKARNTLPIILDRGFTGALHDWCEPFPTYPRTYDMLHANELLTHLSSERCSLMDLFLEMDRILRPEGWVVLSDKLGVIEMARTLAARVRWEARVIDIQDGSDQRLLVCQKPLLKK
- the QUL1 gene encoding QUASIMODO2 LIKE 1 (QUASIMODO2 LIKE 1 (QUL1); INVOLVED IN: biological_process unknown; LOCATED IN: plasma membrane; EXPRESSED IN: cultured cell; CONTAINS InterPro DOMAIN/s: Protein of unknown function DUF248, methyltransferase putative (InterPro:IPR004159); BEST Arabidopsis thaliana protein match is: QUASIMODO2 LIKE 2 (TAIR:AT2G03480.1); Has 35333 Blast hits to 34131 proteins in 2444 species: Archae - 798; Bacteria - 22429; Metazoa - 974; Fungi - 991; Plants - 531; Viruses - 0; Other Eukaryotes - 9610 (source: NCBI BLink).), whose translation is MLLEENQITFHSDDGLIFDGVKDYAFQIAEMIGLGSDTEFPQAGIRTVLDIGCGFGSFGAHLVSLNVMPICIAEYETSGSQVQLALERGLPAMIGNFFSKQLPYPALSFDMVHCAQCGITWDIKDAMLLLEVDRVLKPGGYFVLTSPTSKAQGNSPDTKKTSISTRVDELSKKICWSLSGQQDETFLWQKTADPNCYSSRSQASIPVCKDDDSVPYYHPLVPCISGTKSKRWIPIQNRSRASGTSLSELEIHGIKPEEFDEDIQVWRSALKNYWSLLTPLIFSDHPKRPGDEDPVPPFYMIRNAMDMNARYGNLNQALLNQGKSVWVMNVVPVKARNTLPIILDRGFTGALHDWCEPFPTYPRTYDMLHANELLTHLSSERCSLMDLFLEMDRILRPEGWVVLSDKLGVIEMARTLAARVRWEARVIDIQDGSDQRLLVCQKPLLKK
- a CDS encoding ELM2 domain-containing protein (ELM2 domain-containing protein; FUNCTIONS IN: DNA binding; INVOLVED IN: biological_process unknown; EXPRESSED IN: 24 plant structures; EXPRESSED DURING: 15 growth stages; CONTAINS InterPro DOMAIN/s: SANT, DNA-binding (InterPro:IPR001005), ELM2 (InterPro:IPR000949); BEST Arabidopsis thaliana protein match is: ELM2 domain-containing protein (TAIR:AT2G03470.2); Has 146 Blast hits to 146 proteins in 14 species: Archae - 0; Bacteria - 0; Metazoa - 0; Fungi - 0; Plants - 145; Viruses - 0; Other Eukaryotes - 1 (source: NCBI BLink).) translates to MGFKRTFDAEDVQELNVKNGRQISYCNKLAKLDEGVPYRLSLEKPGVVGYDISDLYGYKCEDNVDKGFETNAPFSWITTGLSEEDSQSGATIQSTISHESPESDIPWRPVCSGEEDGYWCPISPRKTVPIGSDYQADIPECVKEEANDQSGQGVGYDEEQVTGKCVIPMPDCETEVCKIGKGRKECICLDKGSIRCVQQHIMENREDLFATIGYDRCLDIGLCEMGEEVAARLTEDEEDLFHEIVYSNPVSMDRDFWKHLKSAFPSRTMKEIVSYYFNVFILRRRAIQNRSKSLDVDSDDDEWQVEYDNTFYGAETPSDDKAEKSLSRDEGEEVNANEDSYMSFENQSNAIYSRCPVRNREESNIGNYWRHCNDLVDQSYSFDPCDSILPDHCWTKNIDLLPTSNIIDEIFGQDHPWDDFSRGK
- the DRL1 gene encoding KTI12-like, chromatin associated protein (DEFORMED ROOTS AND LEAVES 1 (DRL1); CONTAINS InterPro DOMAIN/s: Chromatin associated protein KTI12 (InterPro:IPR013641); Has 345 Blast hits to 340 proteins in 174 species: Archae - 7; Bacteria - 2; Metazoa - 117; Fungi - 134; Plants - 50; Viruses - 0; Other Eukaryotes - 35 (source: NCBI BLink).); protein product: MALVVICGQPCSGKSIAAVTLAETLKESETKQSVRIIDEASFHLDRNQNYANMPAEKNLRGKLRSDVDRSVSTGEIVIVDSLNSIKGYRYELWCIARAAGIRYCVVYCDVDEAHCRQWNKERSDRGEDGYDDGIFEDLVRRFEKPERRNRWDSPLFELYPSREVIDKSSPVILEAVTYLTKTVDSKTQDVRILQPSIATQAARFSEANSLYELDRATQEIINAIVEQQSLGAAISRVTLGNELPPIEICRPIGLPELRRLRRTFVKLMGQSSLSGPPLPTDADSAKRRFVDYLNREFGGNNA
- a CDS encoding ELM2 domain-containing protein — protein: MGFKRTFDAEDVQELNVKNGRQISYCNKLAKLDEGVPYRLSLEKPGVVAGYDISDLYGYKCEDNVDKGFETNAPFSWITTGLSEEDSQSGATIQSTISHESPESDIPWRPVCSGEEDGYWCPISPRKTVPIGSDYQADIPECVKEEANDQSGQGVGYDEEQVTGKCVIPMPDCETEVCKIGKGRKECICLDKGSIRCVQQHIMENREDLFATIGYDRCLDIGLCEMGEEVAARLTEDEEDLFHEIVYSNPVSMDRDFWKHLKSAFPSRTMKEIVSYYFNVFILRRRAIQNRSKSLDVDSDDDEWQVEYDNTFYGAETPSDDKAEKSLSRDEGEEVNANEDSYMSFENQSNAIYSRCPVRNREESNIGNYWRHCNDLVDQSYSFDPCDSILPDHCWTKNIDLLPTSNIIDEIFGQDHPWDDFSRGK
- a CDS encoding ELM2 domain-containing protein, which produces MLISFKSFLRMGFKRTFDAEDVQELNVKNGRQISYCNKLAKLDEGVPYRLSLEKPGVVGYDISDLYGYKCEDNVDKGFETNAPFSWITTGLSEEDSQSGATIQSTISHESPESDIPWRPVCSGEEDGYWCPISPRKTVPIGSDYQADIPECVKEEANDQSGQGVGYDEEQVTGKCVIPMPDCETEVCKIGKGRKECICLDKGSIRCVQQHIMENREDLFATIGYDRCLDIGLCEMGEEVAARLTEDEEDLFHEIVYSNPVSMDRDFWKHLKSAFPSRTMKEIVSYYFNVFILRRRAIQNRSKSLDVDSDDDEWQVEYDNTFYGAETPSDDKAEKSLSRDEGEEVNANEDSYMSFENQSNAIYSRCPVRNREESNIGNYWRHCNDLVDQSYSFDPCDSILPDHCWTKNIDLLPTSNIIDEIFGQDHPWDDFSRGK